AGCCTCAAGCTCGGCAAAATTTCTCTGAAAGGTAGCGATGAGCTGGAGACGAACTCCACGATTACTGTCACTTTCCCGGAGAAAGGCATGTTGCCTTCGAGCATTGATGAAGACGATGTAACGGTAAACGGTACGAAAGCGAAATCCGTCAGCATCAGTGGTAGCTCGGTAGATATCAAGATTCCGAGTGGAGCAGACTCAGATGATTACATTACGTTGGAATTTGACAAATCTGCTGGCATTGAGAATCCTAGTTCCGGTGACAAATATGTTTTCAAAGTGAAATACGACGGTACGACATATGAGTCAGATGAATTTGAAATTACGAAAAACGGCTCCGGCTCAAGCAGCGCTTCCGACAGCTTTACGGTTAATCTGTCTGATCCAGGTGCTGGAGCTCGCACTAGCTACACGTTTGATGCTGACTTCGGCAGCAAAGAGCTAAAAGAAGATGGAGAATTGATTCTTGAGTTCCCGTCCTCTGATATGGTACCGGGCATTTTGACAGCATCAGACTTTTTGCTCAATGGGAAATCAGCGAAGAAAGCAACTGCAGTAGGGAACAGAGTTGCCCTGGTTGCACCAACCGGCTTCAAAGCGACTAGCAAAGTGAAGGTTGAAGTTACTTACGGAGCGTGGATTTCGAATCCAAAAACGGCTGGCAACTACACGTTGAAGGCTACTGTTTCCGGAAGAACTTTGGAATCCAAATCCTTCAGCATCGGTGGTTCTTCGGTGAACCCGACGCCAACCAACCCAACTAACCCAACAAATCCAGTACCTGTACCAAATACAGGTATTAACAATAGCACTGCAACTATCGCATTGACACAAAATGCACTTGGCAAGCAGACAGGTGTAAATGTAGCAATCAAAGGATTGGGTGTTGGTCTGCAAAAGCAGCGTGATTTCATCGAGATCGTATTCCCGGTAGGCTACAAGGTACCGGCTTATATCGCACCAGCTAACATCTCTGTGAATGGTGTAGGTGCGAATTTCGTTGCAGTTCGTGGACAAAACGTTCTGATTTATCCTTCTCAGGATATTCCTGCGGCAACAAACGCTAATATCGTGATCAATCCAGCTGCGAACATCGTAAATCCTGCTGTGAAAAACACATATAGCATTAGCGTATTTACATCCGAAGAAAGAGGTTTGTTGTTTTCTCGTATTGTTGGTGTAGGAATGCCTTCCCCGGCTCAACCAAAGCCTGCAACGCCAACACCACAACAGCCGCAACAACCATCGACTGCTATTCCAGCGAACTCGGCTTCCTTTAAAGTAAATACGGCAAACTTCACCCTGCATGGCAAAACGTATCCTCTGTCTGCAGCTCCATACATTGATGGAAATACGACTATGGTTCCAGCCCAATTCTTTAAAGAAGCGCTGGCACTGACTACGCAATGGAACAATACAAGTGTTGCTGTTATCAGTGGAACTAAAGTCGTGAAGTTTACAGTTGGATCGAAAACAGCAAAAGTAGGGAAAACAGATATTCAACTGCCTACACCTGTTGTCCTCAAAAACGGCATGCCAATGATTCCGATCCGTACAGTAACGGATAATCTTGGTTACAAAGTCGGCTGGGATGCGAAAACTTCCAGCGTATACGTATACAAATAAAAATTAGCTGGGACAAACGAAAAACCCCTTTCCGCTTTTTGGTCGGAAAGGGGTTTTCATTGTGAGTCATCACTCGTTTATTGAAAGTAAAAAAACGTGGGAACGATGAGTGAAAGTATTAGAATGCCGATCAGGATTTTGGCAAAAAGAGATTGGTGTCTCATTCTAATCAAACCTCCTTTCAAGGTAGAGGAAATTATCAGGTGATTCTGTAAGTGGCTGTGCTAGAATGAAGAAAAGGATATCATTGGCTTTCTTTTTTCGCCCATGCTGAAATTGTACCGAAATGTAGCCAATGAGACAACCACTTACAAAAGGATGATGATTCGTGAGCGCACCGAAAAAAATTGCCCATATCGGCATTGCGGTAAAAAGCTTGGAAAAGACGCTTCCCTTTTATACCGAGCAATTGGGATTGGAGTTGGTTGGAACCGAAATCGTAGAGAGCGAACAAGTACAAGTGGCATTTTTAAAGATCGGGGAAAGTCATATTGAATTACTAGAGCCGTTGAGTGATGAGAGTCCGATAGCAAAGTTTATGGAAAAACGCGGAGAAGGCATTCACCACATTGCGTTTGATGTAGATGATGTTGCGGGTCGGCTAGTTACATTAAAAGAACAAGGTGTACCTCTAATCCACGAGGTCCCCAAAGCGGGTGCGCACGATGCGTTGATTGGATTTTTGCATCCGAAGGCTGCGAATGGCGTGTTGTATGAGCTCTGCCAATATCCGAAAGAATCATAGGCGTTTACGTAGTAGAAAAAATTTTTTTGCGGTATACTGGAACTTGTGAATATGTACCAAAATCGGGCAGTACGATCAGGAGGTAACGAGTGTGAGTACGATCAACCAAGAGCGTTTGTTAAATGAATTTTTAGAGCTCGTCCAGATTGACAGTGAAACGAAGAACGAAGCAGAGATCAACAAGGTGCTCAAAGAAAAACTGATTGAGATGGGCTTTACCGTAGAAGAGGATGACGCAGCAGCGAAAACCGGACATGGTGCCAACAATCTGATCGCAACTTTGGAGGGCACTGGAAAAGGTCCAACCATCCTATTTAGCAGCCATATGGATACGGTTGTGCCAGGAAACGGAATCAAGCCTCAGATTCGCGATGGCTACATTTATTCTGATGGAACGACGATCCTCGGTGCGGATGACAAAGCAGGAATAGCAGCGATTTTTGAAGGCATTCGCAGCATGAAAGAGCAAAACCTGCCACATCCAACGATCCAAGTCGTATTGACGGTAGGAGAAGAGTCCGGACTTGTAGGCTCCCGTGCAATGGATTCCAGCCTGCTGAAAGCAAAAATGGGCTTCATCCTTGATTCGGAAGGTCCAGTTGGAAAAATTACAGTAGCTGGTGCTGGCCAATACCGCATCGTAACCAAAATCCACGGCAAAGCAGCGCATGCAGGTGTGAATCCAGAGGATGGCATCAGTGCTATATCGGTGGCTAGTAAAGCAATTTCCCGTATGCCACTGGGCCGTATCGATGCGGACACAACTGCGAACATCGGTCGTTTTGAAGGCGGAAAAGCGTACAATATCGTAACAGATTATGTGGAAATTTGGTCTGAGGCTCGCAGCTTGGTAATGGACAAGCTGGAAGCTCAAGTGAAGAAAATGACGACAGCATTTGAAGAAGTGGCAGCCGAGATGGGTGCGACTTGCGAAAATGAGGTTATCTTTATGTACCATGGCTACAAGTTCAACGAAGAAACGCCAGTTGTACAAAAAGCGATTGCAGCGGTTAAACGTGTAGACCGCAATCCTGAACTGGTTGCAAGCGGCGGTGGAAGCGACGGTAACGTATTTAACGGCTACAACGTACCAAGCGTAAACTTTGCCATTGGCTATGAAGAAATCCATACAAAAAATGAGCGCATGCCAATCGCTGAACTGAACAAAGCGGCTGAGCTGGTGCTTGCTGT
This genomic stretch from Brevibacillus brevis harbors:
- a CDS encoding copper amine oxidase N-terminal domain-containing protein; the encoded protein is MEKSKKALPIVLASALAATPFVAVPQAYAIEKLDVSADNDGAGKESEYDIKFTLEEDLASGDTITVDFDDDFDVDDSISKKDISGIDVKRVEVDDNEVTITVDEDFDEGDKISFTIKKGITNPDDKGTYDVSVETENESSDTDEVEIKKSSSSSSSKSKNDYSVTLSSKAAGEKVSLKLGKISLKGSDELETNSTITVTFPEKGMLPSSIDEDDVTVNGTKAKSVSISGSSVDIKIPSGADSDDYITLEFDKSAGIENPSSGDKYVFKVKYDGTTYESDEFEITKNGSGSSSASDSFTVNLSDPGAGARTSYTFDADFGSKELKEDGELILEFPSSDMVPGILTASDFLLNGKSAKKATAVGNRVALVAPTGFKATSKVKVEVTYGAWISNPKTAGNYTLKATVSGRTLESKSFSIGGSSVNPTPTNPTNPTNPVPVPNTGINNSTATIALTQNALGKQTGVNVAIKGLGVGLQKQRDFIEIVFPVGYKVPAYIAPANISVNGVGANFVAVRGQNVLIYPSQDIPAATNANIVINPAANIVNPAVKNTYSISVFTSEERGLLFSRIVGVGMPSPAQPKPATPTPQQPQQPSTAIPANSASFKVNTANFTLHGKTYPLSAAPYIDGNTTMVPAQFFKEALALTTQWNNTSVAVISGTKVVKFTVGSKTAKVGKTDIQLPTPVVLKNGMPMIPIRTVTDNLGYKVGWDAKTSSVYVYK
- the mce gene encoding methylmalonyl-CoA epimerase yields the protein MSAPKKIAHIGIAVKSLEKTLPFYTEQLGLELVGTEIVESEQVQVAFLKIGESHIELLEPLSDESPIAKFMEKRGEGIHHIAFDVDDVAGRLVTLKEQGVPLIHEVPKAGAHDALIGFLHPKAANGVLYELCQYPKES
- a CDS encoding M20/M25/M40 family metallo-hydrolase, with product MSTINQERLLNEFLELVQIDSETKNEAEINKVLKEKLIEMGFTVEEDDAAAKTGHGANNLIATLEGTGKGPTILFSSHMDTVVPGNGIKPQIRDGYIYSDGTTILGADDKAGIAAIFEGIRSMKEQNLPHPTIQVVLTVGEESGLVGSRAMDSSLLKAKMGFILDSEGPVGKITVAGAGQYRIVTKIHGKAAHAGVNPEDGISAISVASKAISRMPLGRIDADTTANIGRFEGGKAYNIVTDYVEIWSEARSLVMDKLEAQVKKMTTAFEEVAAEMGATCENEVIFMYHGYKFNEETPVVQKAIAAVKRVDRNPELVASGGGSDGNVFNGYNVPSVNFAIGYEEIHTKNERMPIAELNKAAELVLAVIAEVQE